A window of Oncorhynchus tshawytscha isolate Ot180627B linkage group LG10, Otsh_v2.0, whole genome shotgun sequence contains these coding sequences:
- the LOC112261150 gene encoding complement C1q-like protein 2 translates to MNEAQAVKLNSMETRSNITESHVEVLKRNSQDRKVAFSASLAAPGQGGDTGPFNTGITLVYRHIYSNIGNAYNPTTGIFTAPVRGLYLFRFYIYGEGDSSASTTAALHKNGHHVAVAHAHQATGGINSSNGVSLLLEVGDVVYMHLWVGDKIYDSEYHHSTFSGHLLFTM, encoded by the exons ATGAATGAAG CACAAGCAGTGAAACTAAACTCCATGGAGACTCGTTCTAACATCACTGAGAGCCACGTTGAAGTTCTGAAGAGAAACAGTCAAG ACAGGAAGGTGGCTTTCTCAGCCTCACTAGCAGCACCTGGTCAAGGAGGAGACACTGGACCCTTCAACACCGGAATCACCCTGGTCTACAGACATATCTACTCAAACATTGGCAATGCTTATAACCCTACTACAG GGATCTTCACAGCACCAGTGAGAGGACTCTACCTCTTCAGGTTTTACATCTATGGTGAGGGTGACAGTTCAGCTTCTACAACTGCAGCCTTGCATAAGAATGGACATCATGTAGCTGTTGCACATGCTCACCAAGCTACTGGTGGTATTAACTCCTCTAATGGAGTGTCTCTGCTGCTGGAGGTAGGAGATGTGGTCTACATGCATCTCTGGGTTGGGGATAAGATATATGATAGTGAATATCATCACAGCACCTTCAGTGGTCACCTGCTCTTCACCATGTAG
- the LOC112260876 gene encoding golgin subfamily A member 6-like protein 10 → MREEEAHQEEVEEGMREEEEALQEQEEEGMREEEEVCKEESLQQEDVCEEEEVMAVQVMGGEEEEGVAEKETFVTEEAMETEDKEPHVDKEDIPVEGLETGQKETEEDKMKGK, encoded by the exons atgagagaagaggaggcacaccaggaggaggtggaggaagggatgagagaagaggaggaggcactccaggagcaggaagaggaagggatgagagaagaggaggaggtttgTAAAGAAGAGTCCCTCCAGCAGGAGGATGTgtgtgaggaagaggaggtgatGGCGGTACAGGTGatgggaggtgaggaggaggaaggagtggCAGAGAAGGAAACCTTTGTAACAGAGGAAGCTATGGAAACAGAGGATAAAGAACCGCATGTGGACAAGGAGGACATCCCGGTGGAGGG GTTGGAAACCGGACAGAAAGAAACAGAGGAAGACAAGATGAAGGGTAAATGA